The following are from one region of the Phormidium sp. PBR-2020 genome:
- a CDS encoding EAL domain-containing protein, which yields MNAIPTTSQSILIVDDDPANLEVLSSLLERSGYEVLVARDGQSAIERAQYDPPDLICLDVMMPGIDGFETCRRLKANSETATIPVIFMTALSDLEYQVLGLELGAVDYIPKPFYEDVVLSRVQLHLQLRSLTDSLTSQNQELERLVGDRTHELQETIHQLQTTQQELQEREQQLAYDALHDSLTGLTNRVWLMNRLNRLINDSDNASEFAVLFLDLDRFKVINDSLGHLAGDALLETVAQRLLDALNRHPQDWDVLSPEFFRPGISTVSRLGGDEFVILLENVSNLDDILEVVRRVQKQFWVPFYLDQNYEVFTNASIGIALKNSNYSHCEDVLRDADIAMYQAKQAGRGRYAIFNPKMKARAKLRLELENELRHAVEHGIVIKRDWQRDLQHTELINRKVRNEFSLYYQPLICLKTGRVQGFEALLRWHHPKKGLISPIDFIPISEEIGLIHQLGSWVFYESCQQLSRWRSQFPDLEDLTLNVNLSTIQLMQPQLVEFIETTLMGVQLPKGCIKLEITETCLLQSNAQVFDILRKLQELGLSLCIDDFGTGYSSLSRLHEFPVHTLKIDKAFIARLQQKSNGTTENGNEIVHTIITLAHALGMDAVAEGIETPMQLAIVRAMGCELAQGYLFSRPLPPEEAVSFLVTPEQFIDWMPPFVNRSKPSSTT from the coding sequence ATGAATGCAATTCCTACTACCAGCCAATCGATTTTAATTGTGGATGATGATCCGGCTAATTTAGAGGTTCTCTCAAGCCTACTAGAACGGTCTGGGTATGAAGTGTTAGTGGCCCGAGATGGTCAGAGTGCAATTGAACGGGCCCAGTATGATCCGCCGGATCTCATTTGTCTGGATGTAATGATGCCGGGAATTGATGGCTTTGAAACCTGTCGCCGGTTGAAGGCCAATTCAGAAACAGCGACGATTCCTGTTATTTTTATGACGGCATTATCGGATCTTGAGTATCAGGTGCTGGGGTTGGAGTTGGGGGCGGTGGACTACATTCCTAAGCCTTTTTATGAGGATGTGGTCTTGTCTCGGGTGCAACTCCATCTGCAATTACGCAGTCTGACGGATTCCCTCACCTCTCAGAATCAGGAGTTAGAACGGCTTGTGGGCGATCGCACTCATGAGTTACAAGAGACCATTCATCAACTGCAAACGACTCAGCAAGAGCTACAAGAACGAGAACAACAGCTTGCGTATGATGCCTTACATGATTCTCTGACGGGATTAACCAATCGGGTTTGGTTGATGAATCGCCTCAATCGCCTGATTAATGATTCTGACAATGCCTCGGAGTTTGCCGTTTTATTTCTCGACCTCGATCGCTTTAAGGTCATTAATGATAGTCTCGGTCACTTGGCGGGAGATGCTCTGCTTGAAACGGTGGCTCAACGACTCCTCGATGCTCTCAATCGCCATCCTCAAGATTGGGATGTTCTCAGTCCTGAATTTTTTAGACCTGGCATAAGTACGGTCTCTCGGTTGGGGGGAGATGAATTTGTGATTCTCCTAGAAAATGTTTCTAATTTAGATGATATTTTAGAGGTGGTGCGGCGAGTTCAAAAACAGTTTTGGGTACCCTTTTACTTAGACCAAAACTATGAGGTGTTTACCAATGCTAGTATTGGCATCGCCCTCAAGAACTCCAACTATTCCCATTGTGAAGATGTCCTGCGCGATGCGGACATTGCCATGTATCAAGCCAAACAGGCAGGACGGGGTCGATATGCGATTTTTAACCCTAAAATGAAAGCCCGAGCTAAATTGCGCCTCGAGTTGGAAAATGAGTTACGTCATGCGGTAGAACATGGCATTGTTATTAAAAGGGATTGGCAAAGAGATTTGCAGCATACTGAGTTAATTAACCGCAAAGTTCGCAATGAATTTAGCTTATACTATCAACCCTTAATTTGCCTGAAAACCGGACGAGTTCAAGGCTTTGAAGCCCTATTGCGTTGGCATCATCCCAAGAAGGGACTCATCTCCCCGATTGATTTTATCCCCATTAGTGAAGAAATTGGGCTAATCCATCAATTGGGAAGTTGGGTGTTTTACGAGTCTTGCCAACAGTTATCCCGTTGGCGATCGCAGTTTCCTGACCTCGAAGACTTAACCTTAAATGTTAACTTATCGACCATTCAACTCATGCAGCCCCAGCTCGTGGAATTTATTGAAACCACCTTAATGGGCGTACAGCTTCCGAAAGGCTGTATCAAACTCGAAATTACGGAAACCTGTTTACTGCAAAGTAACGCCCAAGTCTTTGACATTCTCCGTAAGCTTCAAGAACTGGGCTTATCCCTCTGTATCGATGATTTCGGCACAGGATACTCGTCATTAAGTCGCCTCCATGAGTTCCCCGTTCATACTCTCAAGATTGACAAAGCCTTTATTGCTCGTTTACAACAGAAGTCGAATGGGACTACCGAGAATGGCAATGAAATCGTTCATACCATTATCACCCTAGCCCATGCCCTGGGTATGGATGCCGTCGCGGAAGGGATTGAAACCCCCATGCAGTTGGCAATTGTGCGGGCCATGGGCTGTGAACTGGCCCAAGGCTATTTGTTCTCTCGCCCACTTCCCCCGGAGGAGGCGGTGAGTTTCTTGGTTACGCCAGAACAATTTATAGACTGGATGCCACCGTTTGTTAATCGTTCTAAACCCTCATCTACCACTTGA
- a CDS encoding PAS domain S-box protein has translation MKLSPKSRDFLAPMRRSRGRQPRQGIPLRAVLVAPFALQIALAVGLTGWLIARNSRLASEAMAQSHQQQMSEMVLHDLEVHLKQLIQVSHLNRRYLESQLLDPASVDYIEALLWHQLQTFPLVSAIGFINTNGDTMAAIRGQESESLTLQKRNGRLRAIWVNQTGQEVREEKTLAMFNPQAILSYQNALRRDEPGWNEIVLSPSLPLNPLISFSEVVGSQENPLGVMVMALELITLNELLSHEDMSDGGDAFLVNRQGQVLAASLAREGQAQERFLEEMRSQTQARESQFPFIQGIAEAVETQVGAWDQLQGRHRLRLRLRDTPHFVEITPFEMNGGVDWFLVTGIPESRFLGHLDGSSRQTLMICLVAISVAGGLGWWASHWIARPVKRLQRAARDVAEGNLSRRVQVRQPREVADLADSFNLMSEDLERSHLHLETTVAERTRELKQEVKERQAIAAQLHRSETRYRLLAEGTQEAIALLQEGRFSDCNHAALALFGVGSKEEFYGLTPWGLSPPCQPDGRSSEDAAKDRIQQVFQNGSQRFEWVHQRLDGTEFFCEICLSAIEVEGSIIIQAAIRDISDRKQAELELRQREEQYRTLVETANSIILRWNLEGNITFINSYGESFFGYGKDELLGQPVSILVPKTGTTFDWRGFAQDLQDNPQCRKTREDPNICRDGTLVWVLWANQPLLNPDGSLSEVLAVGTDSTERKRVEVELRKAKEAADLANRAKSEFISNMSHELRTPLNGILGYTQIFKRHGNLSPALANGVQVIHQCGTHLLTLIEDILDFSKLEAQRMTLVDSPFPLRSFLDTVVQMLHLKAVQKQVNFVCIVDEDLPKAVVGDSKRLRQVLINLLGNAIKFTEQGAVTFEIFRQQSASPETGDRCQIRFSVRDTGIGMSPEQVSRVFLPFEQVSDPAYHSEGTGLGLTISQKIVHQMGGILMVESELGQGSCFWFEIWLPQASSWSDEKQLDANSGVRQGYRGPRRQLLIVDDTSVNRLALVQLLTDLGFQVREAQEGEQALALAVEQPPDLIITDLVMSGMDGFELIRQLRANPALAEIPIIATSASTLVQERDRSFAAGCNEFLCKPINTELMLDQLDQYLNLEWVYESTGRQPDDRDDWTQMPEPELMVFPEPQQLDELIHLAKRGSLKRLLDRADELVKDHPDLEPFAQHLTQLARSYQDKAILKLLNRS, from the coding sequence ATGAAACTCTCCCCTAAGTCCCGGGACTTCCTGGCCCCCATGCGTCGTTCTCGGGGGCGTCAACCCCGTCAGGGGATTCCGCTGCGAGCGGTGTTAGTGGCCCCGTTTGCGCTGCAAATTGCTTTGGCGGTGGGCTTGACGGGATGGCTGATTGCTCGCAATAGCCGGTTAGCCAGTGAGGCGATGGCTCAATCCCATCAACAACAGATGAGTGAGATGGTACTTCACGATCTCGAAGTCCATCTGAAGCAGCTCATCCAAGTTTCTCACTTGAACCGCCGCTATCTGGAGAGCCAACTGCTCGATCCGGCCTCCGTCGATTATATTGAAGCCCTCTTATGGCATCAGCTACAAACCTTTCCTCTTGTCTCCGCCATTGGCTTTATCAATACTAATGGCGATACGATGGCCGCGATCCGCGGCCAGGAGTCGGAGAGTTTAACGCTGCAAAAACGCAATGGGCGCTTACGAGCGATTTGGGTGAATCAGACGGGCCAAGAGGTTCGTGAGGAAAAGACGCTGGCGATGTTCAACCCCCAAGCAATTCTTAGTTATCAGAATGCCTTGCGTCGAGACGAGCCGGGATGGAATGAAATTGTTCTCTCTCCGAGCCTGCCCTTGAACCCTCTGATCAGCTTTTCTGAGGTGGTAGGCTCTCAGGAAAATCCCCTAGGGGTGATGGTGATGGCCCTGGAACTGATAACCCTCAATGAGTTGTTAAGTCATGAGGATATGAGCGATGGGGGGGATGCGTTTCTGGTGAATCGCCAGGGACAAGTTTTGGCCGCCTCCCTGGCGAGAGAGGGCCAGGCCCAGGAGCGGTTTCTGGAGGAGATGCGATCGCAGACTCAGGCCCGAGAGAGTCAGTTTCCCTTTATTCAGGGGATTGCTGAGGCGGTTGAGACTCAGGTTGGGGCTTGGGATCAGCTCCAGGGGAGGCATCGCTTACGGTTGCGTTTACGAGATACGCCTCATTTTGTCGAGATCACTCCTTTTGAGATGAATGGGGGAGTGGATTGGTTCTTGGTGACGGGGATTCCTGAATCTCGGTTTTTAGGCCATTTGGATGGCAGTAGTCGTCAAACGCTCATGATTTGTCTGGTGGCAATTTCGGTGGCAGGAGGCTTAGGCTGGTGGGCCTCTCACTGGATTGCCCGCCCGGTGAAACGGCTACAGCGAGCGGCTCGGGATGTGGCTGAGGGGAATTTGTCGCGGCGGGTTCAGGTGCGACAACCCCGAGAAGTGGCTGACTTGGCCGATTCTTTTAATCTCATGAGTGAGGATTTGGAGCGATCGCACCTGCATTTAGAAACCACCGTCGCTGAACGAACTCGGGAACTGAAGCAAGAAGTTAAGGAACGACAAGCCATTGCCGCCCAATTACATCGCTCGGAAACGCGCTATCGTCTCTTGGCCGAGGGAACCCAGGAGGCGATCGCCCTGTTACAAGAAGGACGGTTCAGTGATTGTAATCATGCTGCGTTGGCTCTGTTTGGTGTAGGGAGCAAGGAAGAGTTTTATGGCCTAACTCCCTGGGGTCTGTCGCCCCCCTGTCAGCCCGATGGTCGCTCCTCTGAGGACGCCGCCAAAGACAGGATTCAACAGGTTTTTCAGAATGGGTCTCAACGCTTTGAATGGGTTCATCAGCGGCTCGATGGCACAGAATTTTTTTGTGAGATTTGTCTGAGTGCCATTGAGGTGGAGGGTAGCATCATTATTCAGGCGGCTATCCGGGATATAAGCGATCGCAAGCAGGCAGAACTAGAACTGCGGCAGCGAGAAGAACAATACCGAACCTTGGTGGAAACGGCCAACTCAATCATCCTGCGTTGGAACCTAGAGGGGAACATCACCTTCATCAATAGCTATGGTGAATCCTTTTTTGGCTATGGCAAGGATGAGTTACTCGGACAACCCGTTTCGATTCTGGTTCCTAAAACCGGGACAACGTTTGATTGGCGAGGATTTGCCCAAGACCTACAAGATAATCCCCAATGTCGAAAAACCCGTGAAGATCCCAATATCTGCCGGGATGGGACTCTCGTTTGGGTTCTGTGGGCCAATCAACCGCTTCTGAACCCCGATGGTAGTTTATCTGAGGTTCTCGCCGTGGGGACCGATTCAACAGAGCGTAAACGGGTTGAGGTGGAACTACGAAAGGCTAAGGAAGCGGCTGATTTGGCAAACCGGGCTAAGAGTGAGTTTATCTCCAACATGAGTCACGAATTGCGCACGCCTCTCAACGGGATTCTCGGCTACACTCAGATTTTCAAACGCCATGGGAATCTATCTCCAGCCTTAGCCAATGGGGTACAGGTTATTCATCAATGTGGCACTCATTTGCTGACCCTAATTGAGGATATCCTCGATTTTTCCAAGTTGGAAGCCCAACGGATGACCCTTGTGGACAGTCCCTTTCCTCTACGCAGCTTCCTGGATACGGTGGTGCAGATGTTACACCTCAAGGCGGTGCAGAAGCAGGTGAACTTTGTCTGTATTGTTGACGAGGATTTACCGAAGGCGGTGGTGGGGGATTCCAAGCGTCTGCGTCAGGTGCTGATTAATCTGCTGGGGAATGCCATTAAGTTCACGGAACAGGGCGCGGTGACCTTTGAGATTTTCCGGCAACAATCGGCCTCCCCCGAAACGGGCGATCGCTGTCAAATTCGTTTTTCCGTGCGGGATACGGGGATTGGTATGAGTCCAGAACAGGTGTCCCGTGTGTTTTTGCCCTTTGAACAGGTGAGTGATCCGGCGTATCACTCCGAGGGAACGGGGTTAGGCTTGACCATTAGTCAGAAAATCGTCCATCAAATGGGAGGAATCCTGATGGTTGAGAGTGAGTTAGGTCAGGGGAGTTGTTTCTGGTTTGAGATCTGGCTACCGCAAGCGTCAAGCTGGTCAGACGAGAAGCAGCTTGACGCGAACTCGGGAGTGCGTCAGGGCTATCGTGGCCCTCGTCGTCAACTCCTGATTGTGGATGATACGTCGGTGAATCGTTTGGCCCTGGTTCAATTGCTGACGGATTTGGGCTTTCAGGTTCGCGAAGCTCAGGAGGGAGAACAGGCCCTGGCCTTGGCGGTTGAGCAGCCGCCGGACTTGATTATTACGGATTTGGTGATGTCGGGGATGGATGGGTTTGAGTTAATTCGTCAACTGCGCGCTAATCCTGCTTTGGCTGAGATTCCCATTATTGCGACCTCTGCGAGTACCTTGGTTCAAGAGCGCGATCGCAGTTTTGCCGCTGGCTGTAACGAGTTTCTCTGTAAACCCATCAATACGGAGCTGATGTTAGACCAACTGGACCAGTATCTCAATTTAGAATGGGTGTATGAGTCTACCGGGCGACAGCCCGATGACCGGGATGACTGGACACAGATGCCCGAGCCGGAGCTGATGGTTTTTCCTGAGCCTCAGCAGCTTGATGAGTTGATTCATTTGGCGAAACGGGGCAGCCTCAAACGGTTACTGGATCGAGCGGATGAGTTGGTTAAAGACCATCCAGACTTAGAACCGTTTGCACAACACCTGACACAGCTTGCTCGTAGTTATCAAGATAAAGCCATCTTGAAGCTACTTAATCGGTCCTAA